In Lysinibacillus sp. FSL M8-0337, the following proteins share a genomic window:
- a CDS encoding assimilatory sulfite reductase (NADPH) flavoprotein subunit produces the protein MKLQVINSPFNEEQVKLLNELLPKLTGEQKIWLNGYLSAPLTTVDTVVEEAVLSVVPETKMVTLLYGSQTGNSQGLAEKYAAALKANDIEVTVTSLAKFKPNNLKKITNLLLVVSTHGEGEPPDQAIQFYEFLHSKRAPKLEHLHFSVLALGDSSYEFFCKTGQDFDAQFEKLGAKRIVSRTDCDVDYDEPAAKWFTAVQQALLQQSDTAIVSKATPLLEEEATYSRKNPYYAEVLENINLNGRGSNKETRHIELSIEGANLHFEPGDSIGILPENDESLVDALITALQFHPQTEVTVFEESMQLKEALQKKLEITVLSKPLLQKISAFTVHKAFAELCESATAWKDYARGRDLLDVVEDFAPFTWDAQQFVALLRKIPARLYSIASSQLANSDEVHLTIGKVSYETAGRKRLGVCSGSIAERIQVGDTVPIYVHKNPNFRLPEQADTPIIMIGAGTGVAPYRAFLEQREEVGITGNSWLIFGDQHFVTDFLYQTDWQRWLASGTLAQMDVAFSRDTDKKVYVQHKILEKAQVFYKWLEQGAVIYVCGDEKSMAADVDQTICRIIEQQGHKTPEEAKAYINDLKQQKRYQRDVY, from the coding sequence TTGAAACTGCAAGTAATTAACAGTCCTTTTAATGAGGAACAGGTGAAGCTATTAAATGAACTTCTACCTAAATTAACTGGAGAACAAAAAATATGGTTGAATGGATACTTAAGTGCTCCACTAACAACAGTAGATACCGTTGTAGAAGAAGCAGTATTGTCGGTAGTACCTGAGACGAAAATGGTGACGCTATTATATGGCTCACAAACAGGAAATAGCCAAGGACTCGCTGAAAAATATGCAGCTGCATTAAAAGCAAATGATATTGAGGTGACTGTCACATCTTTAGCAAAGTTTAAGCCAAATAATTTGAAGAAAATAACGAATCTTTTGCTCGTAGTGAGTACGCATGGTGAAGGGGAACCACCCGATCAAGCAATTCAATTCTATGAATTTTTGCACAGTAAACGTGCACCTAAATTAGAACATCTGCACTTTTCCGTTTTGGCATTAGGAGATAGCTCATATGAATTTTTCTGTAAAACTGGGCAGGATTTTGACGCACAATTTGAAAAGTTAGGTGCGAAACGCATCGTTTCACGTACAGACTGTGATGTTGATTACGATGAGCCAGCAGCCAAATGGTTTACAGCTGTTCAACAGGCATTATTACAGCAAAGCGATACAGCGATTGTCTCAAAAGCAACGCCATTATTAGAAGAAGAGGCTACATATTCCCGCAAAAATCCGTATTATGCCGAAGTATTGGAAAATATCAATTTAAATGGTCGTGGCTCGAATAAGGAAACACGTCATATTGAGTTGTCCATTGAAGGTGCAAATTTACATTTTGAGCCTGGAGATAGCATTGGTATTTTGCCAGAAAATGATGAATCTTTAGTAGATGCATTAATCACAGCCTTACAGTTTCATCCCCAAACAGAAGTAACGGTGTTTGAGGAATCCATGCAATTAAAAGAGGCGCTTCAAAAAAAATTAGAAATTACAGTGTTATCGAAGCCTCTTTTACAAAAAATAAGTGCTTTTACGGTGCATAAAGCATTTGCAGAGCTATGTGAAAGTGCTACAGCATGGAAGGATTATGCAAGAGGAAGAGATTTACTTGATGTCGTTGAAGATTTTGCTCCTTTTACTTGGGATGCACAACAGTTTGTAGCCCTTCTTCGTAAAATTCCAGCGAGATTGTATTCCATTGCTAGTAGCCAATTGGCCAATAGTGATGAAGTCCATTTAACAATTGGTAAAGTGAGTTATGAAACGGCTGGTCGAAAGCGTTTAGGCGTGTGTTCGGGCAGTATTGCAGAGCGAATTCAAGTGGGCGATACAGTACCGATTTATGTCCATAAAAATCCAAACTTTAGATTGCCAGAACAAGCAGATACACCAATTATTATGATTGGGGCGGGCACAGGTGTTGCGCCGTATCGTGCTTTTTTAGAGCAGCGAGAAGAGGTAGGAATAACAGGAAATTCTTGGCTGATTTTTGGCGATCAACATTTTGTCACCGATTTCCTTTATCAAACAGATTGGCAGCGCTGGCTTGCTTCAGGCACATTGGCTCAAATGGATGTTGCTTTCTCACGTGATACAGATAAAAAAGTATACGTCCAACATAAAATTCTCGAAAAGGCACAAGTATTTTATAAATGGCTTGAGCAAGGGGCTGTTATTTACGTTTGTGGTGATGAAAAATCGATGGCTGCGGATGTTGATCAAACAATCTGTCGCATTATTGAGCAGCAAGGGCACAAAACGCCTGAAGAAGCGAAAGCATATATCAATGATTTGAAACAACAAAAGCGCTACCAACGTGACGTTTATTAG
- the cysI gene encoding assimilatory sulfite reductase (NADPH) hemoprotein subunit, which translates to MTGKIILPPQPGTPSDVERIKSDSNYLRGTLERTMNEPLSSGIPEDDNRLMKFHGSYLQDDRDLRNERQRQKLEPAYQFMVRVRTPGGAATPAQWLVMDEMARKYGNGSLKLTTRQAFQVHGILKWNVKKYMQEINEVLLDSLAACGDVNRNVMCNVNPNQSALHEEIYNWSAKLSEHLLPRTRAYHELWLDGEKVVDSQEEEIEPIYGAQYLPRKFKIGIAIPPSNDVDVYSQDIGFIAIVEDEQLVGFNVVVGGGMGMTHGDHETYPQLARMIGFITPDKLLETAEKIITIQRDYGNRSIRKNARFKYTIDARGLDWFKTELHRRLGWEIQAERPFTFERTGDEFGWIKGANGKWHYTLFIQNGRIKDFEDYELLTGLREIAKVHTGDFRLTPNQNLMIGNVSQQQKEIIAALIEQYKLTDGAHYSALRRNSIACVSLPTCGLAMAEAERYLPSLITKIDTIIDEAGLHDTEIVIRMSGCPNGCSRAAMGEIGFIGKGPGKYNMYLGASFTGNRLNKIYRENIGEEEILAELRPIMLHYAKDRVEGEHFGDFVIRAGYVTAVFDGREFHKE; encoded by the coding sequence ATGACTGGAAAAATTATTTTACCCCCACAACCTGGAACACCAAGTGATGTCGAGCGTATTAAAAGCGATAGTAATTACTTGCGTGGGACACTAGAAAGAACAATGAACGAACCTTTAAGTTCAGGTATTCCTGAAGATGATAATCGCTTAATGAAATTTCATGGGAGTTACTTACAGGATGATCGAGATTTAAGAAATGAACGGCAACGTCAAAAATTAGAGCCAGCGTATCAGTTTATGGTGCGCGTACGTACACCTGGTGGTGCGGCAACACCTGCACAGTGGCTTGTTATGGATGAGATGGCAAGAAAATATGGCAATGGTTCATTAAAATTAACAACGCGTCAGGCATTCCAAGTGCACGGGATTTTAAAATGGAATGTCAAAAAATATATGCAAGAAATAAATGAAGTACTGTTAGATTCTCTTGCTGCATGTGGGGATGTTAACCGCAATGTAATGTGTAATGTCAATCCCAATCAATCAGCATTACATGAGGAAATTTACAATTGGTCAGCAAAGTTAAGTGAGCATTTATTGCCTAGAACACGTGCCTATCACGAGTTATGGCTAGATGGCGAAAAAGTAGTGGATAGCCAAGAAGAAGAAATCGAGCCAATTTACGGTGCACAATATTTGCCTCGTAAATTTAAAATTGGTATTGCGATTCCACCGAGTAATGATGTCGATGTTTATTCACAAGATATTGGCTTTATTGCAATTGTTGAAGATGAGCAGCTTGTAGGTTTTAACGTAGTCGTTGGTGGAGGTATGGGGATGACACATGGTGATCATGAAACGTATCCACAGCTTGCGCGTATGATTGGCTTTATTACGCCAGATAAATTACTTGAGACGGCAGAGAAAATTATTACGATACAGCGTGATTATGGCAATCGTTCAATTCGTAAAAATGCCCGTTTTAAATATACAATTGATGCACGTGGACTCGACTGGTTTAAAACAGAATTACATCGTCGGCTAGGGTGGGAAATACAAGCGGAGCGTCCATTTACATTTGAGCGAACGGGCGATGAATTTGGTTGGATTAAAGGTGCAAATGGTAAATGGCATTATACGTTATTTATTCAAAATGGGCGCATTAAAGATTTTGAGGATTATGAGCTGTTAACAGGTTTACGAGAAATTGCCAAAGTGCATACGGGTGACTTCCGGTTAACACCAAATCAAAATTTAATGATTGGCAATGTATCGCAACAGCAGAAGGAAATCATTGCTGCGCTTATTGAGCAGTATAAGTTAACAGACGGTGCCCACTATTCAGCGTTGCGCCGTAATTCCATTGCTTGTGTGTCGTTGCCTACTTGCGGTTTAGCAATGGCAGAGGCGGAACGTTATTTGCCTTCACTTATTACGAAAATTGATACGATTATTGATGAAGCGGGTTTACATGATACGGAAATCGTTATTCGTATGTCGGGTTGCCCAAATGGGTGCTCACGTGCTGCAATGGGTGAAATCGGCTTTATCGGCAAAGGTCCAGGAAAATATAACATGTATCTTGGCGCAAGCTTTACAGGCAATCGTTTAAATAAAATTTATCGCGAAAATATTGGGGAAGAAGAAATTTTAGCCGAACTACGTCCAATTATGCTGCACTATGCAAAGGACCGTGTAGAGGGCGAGCATTTCGGGGATTTTGTCATTCGTGCAGGTTATGTAACAGCCGTCTTTGATGGTCGAGAATTCCATAAGGAATGA
- a CDS encoding sulfate/molybdate ABC transporter ATP-binding protein, which yields MSIQIQNVSKKFGSFQALQDVSIDIQSGELVALLGPSGSGKTSLLRVIAGLEASDVGEILFDGQTITNHHPKERNVGFVFQHYALFRHMTVFDNVAYGLKVRPRKTRPSKAEITDKVMTLLRLVKLENFSDRYPTQLSGGQRQRVALARALAVEPKVLLLDEPFGALDAKVRKELRRWLRKLHDDFHITSIFVTHDQEEALDVADRIVVMNNGKIEQIGSPDEVYTHPKSPFVYDFLGNVNLFKGRLHNGKLTHGEFAIDVPDTHTHTQEDAVGYVRPHDIQIEKTAVAGTVPAYISHIHLLGPIVQIELRRYDMDEFLEAELTKEQFLSLHLKVGDNVFVRPKQLKVFIPEDYSI from the coding sequence GTGAGCATTCAAATTCAAAATGTTTCTAAGAAATTTGGTTCTTTTCAAGCTTTACAAGATGTATCCATCGATATTCAATCTGGTGAATTGGTTGCGCTACTTGGCCCTTCTGGTTCTGGTAAAACGTCTTTACTGCGCGTGATTGCAGGGCTTGAAGCATCGGATGTTGGCGAAATCTTATTTGACGGCCAAACAATTACCAATCATCACCCGAAGGAACGAAACGTAGGCTTTGTCTTTCAGCACTATGCGCTCTTTCGCCATATGACGGTCTTCGATAATGTTGCCTATGGATTGAAAGTACGACCACGAAAAACAAGACCATCCAAAGCAGAAATCACCGATAAAGTAATGACCCTACTGCGACTTGTTAAACTAGAAAATTTTTCTGATCGCTATCCAACACAGTTATCTGGTGGCCAACGTCAACGGGTTGCACTTGCGCGTGCACTTGCTGTGGAACCTAAAGTCCTTTTACTAGATGAACCATTTGGAGCACTTGATGCAAAAGTGCGTAAGGAATTACGGCGTTGGTTGCGGAAGTTACATGATGATTTTCATATTACAAGTATTTTTGTTACGCATGACCAAGAAGAAGCACTCGATGTCGCAGATCGTATCGTTGTGATGAACAACGGCAAAATTGAGCAAATTGGAAGTCCAGATGAAGTGTACACCCATCCTAAAAGTCCATTTGTTTATGATTTCTTAGGTAATGTTAACCTCTTTAAAGGGCGTTTACATAACGGTAAGTTGACACATGGAGAATTTGCCATTGATGTGCCAGATACGCATACCCATACACAAGAAGATGCAGTAGGCTATGTGCGACCACACGATATACAAATTGAAAAAACAGCGGTAGCAGGCACTGTCCCCGCTTATATAAGCCATATTCATTTGCTTGGACCGATTGTTCAAATTGAACTCCGTCGTTATGACATGGATGAATTTTTAGAGGCAGAACTGACAAAAGAACAATTTTTAAGTCTTCATCTTAAAGTAGGCGACAATGTATTTGTGCGACCAAAGCAATTAAAAGTATTTATCCCAGAAGATTATTCTATTTAA
- the cysT gene encoding sulfate ABC transporter permease subunit CysT translates to MTSLTFKKKPARVIPGFHLSLGYTMLYVSLLVLLPLAMIFIHTMSLSWAEFMAIVTDPRAIASYKLSFGTALTAGLVNVVFGTIIAWVLVRYHFPFKRIIDGLVDLPFALPTAVAGIALTSLYTPNGWIGQFFDFKIAFTPLGIIIALTFIGLPFVVRTVQPVLQNISVEVEEASASLGATRLQTVCKIIFPELAPAILTGFSLAFARALGEYGSVVFIAGNMPMKTEITPLIIMTKLEQYDYAGATSIAAVMLITSFVLLFTMNLIQWLANRRFIH, encoded by the coding sequence ATGACTAGCCTAACATTTAAAAAGAAGCCGGCTCGTGTTATTCCCGGCTTCCACCTTTCACTTGGTTATACGATGCTCTACGTAAGCTTGCTTGTGCTCTTACCTTTAGCCATGATTTTCATTCATACCATGTCGTTAAGCTGGGCAGAGTTTATGGCAATTGTCACCGACCCTCGAGCAATTGCCTCCTACAAGCTAAGCTTTGGCACTGCACTTACTGCTGGTTTAGTAAACGTTGTGTTTGGCACCATTATCGCTTGGGTACTCGTACGCTACCACTTCCCGTTTAAACGTATTATTGACGGTCTTGTAGATTTACCATTTGCTTTACCTACGGCAGTAGCAGGTATTGCTTTAACATCGCTATATACCCCGAATGGCTGGATTGGCCAGTTTTTCGATTTTAAAATCGCCTTTACACCACTCGGTATTATAATTGCTCTAACATTTATTGGTCTTCCATTTGTTGTGCGTACTGTGCAACCTGTTTTACAAAATATTAGTGTGGAAGTTGAAGAAGCCTCAGCAAGTTTAGGGGCAACACGTCTGCAAACTGTATGTAAGATTATTTTTCCTGAACTTGCACCAGCCATTTTGACTGGCTTTTCATTAGCCTTTGCACGTGCATTAGGAGAATACGGTTCAGTTGTCTTTATCGCTGGTAACATGCCGATGAAAACAGAAATTACACCGTTAATCATTATGACAAAGCTTGAACAATATGACTACGCGGGTGCCACGTCTATTGCTGCTGTTATGCTGATTACATCCTTTGTCTTATTATTTACGATGAATCTTATTCAATGGCTAGCAAATCGCCGCTTTATACATTAG
- the cysW gene encoding sulfate ABC transporter permease subunit CysW, producing MDQSTIIEPLAPQTRIVAAKPAALQEPRFFRYALTFIALAFLAFFIVLPLVSIFITAFQKGADVYFAAITHPDALAAIQLTLTVVAIAVPLNAIFGIMAAWALTKFNYKGKNLLLTVIDLPFAVSPVIAGLVFILLFGAQGLFGDWLFANDIKIVFALPGIVLATIFVTLPFVARELVPLMQAQGNAEEEASISLGANGFKTFWYVTLPNIKWGLIYGLILCNARAIGEFGAVSVVSGHIRGMTNTMPLHIEILYNEYQFSAAFAVASLMSVLAIITLVIKDIVAWKSKSI from the coding sequence ATGGATCAGTCTACGATTATTGAACCTTTGGCTCCACAAACACGGATTGTAGCAGCAAAGCCCGCTGCCTTACAGGAGCCTCGCTTCTTTCGTTATGCATTAACATTTATTGCACTTGCATTTTTAGCATTTTTTATCGTACTCCCTCTCGTATCGATTTTTATTACAGCCTTTCAAAAAGGGGCAGACGTATACTTTGCAGCAATCACACATCCAGATGCTTTAGCTGCTATTCAGTTGACCTTAACAGTAGTAGCAATTGCCGTTCCTTTAAATGCCATTTTCGGCATTATGGCTGCTTGGGCATTAACGAAATTCAATTACAAAGGAAAAAATTTATTATTGACCGTAATTGACTTACCTTTTGCTGTATCGCCCGTGATTGCAGGTTTAGTGTTTATCTTGCTATTTGGTGCACAAGGGCTATTTGGAGATTGGCTATTTGCTAATGACATTAAAATTGTTTTTGCCTTACCTGGCATTGTGCTTGCGACTATATTTGTAACATTACCTTTTGTTGCACGTGAGCTTGTTCCGTTAATGCAAGCACAAGGAAATGCTGAGGAAGAGGCTTCCATTTCTCTCGGAGCAAATGGCTTTAAAACCTTTTGGTATGTAACATTACCCAATATTAAATGGGGGTTAATTTACGGTTTAATTTTATGTAATGCACGTGCCATTGGCGAGTTTGGTGCAGTTTCTGTTGTCTCAGGTCATATTCGAGGTATGACGAATACAATGCCACTTCATATCGAAATTTTATACAATGAATACCAATTTTCAGCAGCTTTTGCTGTTGCTTCATTGATGAGTGTGTTAGCGATTATTACGCTTGTTATAAAAGATATTGTTGCATGGAAATCGAAATCAATTTAA